Below is a window of Halomicrobium mukohataei DSM 12286 DNA.
CAGGACCGTCGCGTCCGTCGCTTCGGCGACGGCCACCACGTCGTCGACGTAGCTCGTCAGCGTCGCTTCACCCGGTGCGGTGTCGATGTCCTCGCTCGCACCGTGACCGCTCAGATCGAGCGCTGCGGCCGACGACGCCGGACCACTCGGCGCGTACTGCTGGCTCCAGAGCGCGTGGGTGCTGGCGCTGCCGTGGACGTACAGTACTGTGGCGCTCTCGCCCTCGCCGGTGACGGACCGGTACGCCGTCGTCCGTCCGTGGTGTTCGACCGTCTCCATACCACCGCTTTCGTGGGGGTCTCGTATAGTGGTGGGGCCGGCGTCGGTGTGAACCGCAATCAGTGGGTTCTTCGTCTGGTCGAACGCCTTGTTGCGGTTTTCGACGAAAGGTTTATATAGTTGTCTCACTAACTCGTAGTTAGCATGACTGACCAACAGCAGCTTGTCGGCGATGCCCCGCTACGACGCTACGAGTACGACGACGCCGTCGTGCTGGCGGCGGATATCGGCGTCACCGACGACGCGACGGTCGATGTCGTCGACGACACGGCGATCGTCGTCGTCGGTGACGAGCAGTACGACTTCGATCTCCCGGCGGGTGACGCACGAGCGTTTATCCGCAATGGGGTTCTCACTGTCGAGATGAGCGAGGTGTCCCACTGATGAAACTTACGGTAAAACCCCTCAAGCAGAAAGACGCCGGACGCGGTCTCGCGGCCGTCGACCGTGCAGCGATGGACGAGATGGACCTGGAGAACGGCGACTACATTGTCATTGACGGCGACGGCGGTCGCGCGGTCGCCCGTGTCTGGCCCGGATACCCTGAAGACAGCGGCAAGAACGTCGTCCGGATCGACGGCCAGCTCCGACAGGAAGCCGGCGTCGGCATCGACGACCAGATCGAGGTCGAGAAGGCAGACGTACAGGTCGCAAAGCAGGTCACCGTCGCCCTGCCCCAGAACCTCCGGGTGCGGGGCAACGTCGGTCCGATGATCCGCAACAACCTCAGCGGCCAGGCGGTCACGCAGGGCCAGACGGTGCCAGTGAGCTTCGGGCTCGGTCCGCTTTCGAGCATGAGCGGCCAGAAGATCCCGCTGCGGATCGCCGAGACTGAACCCTCTGGGACGGTCGTGGTGACCGACCAGACCGACATCGAAGTCAGCGAGAAGCCGGCCGAACAGATCGCGGGCGACGCCCCGACCGAGGGCGGCGGCGAAGCCACGCCGGACGTGGCCTACGAGGACATCGGCGGCCTCGACAGCGAACTCGAACAGGTCCGCGAGATGATCGAGCTGCCGATGCGCCACCCCGAACTGTTCCAGCAGCTCGGCATCGAGCCGCCGAAAGGCGTCCTCCTGCACGGGCCGCCGGGCACCGGGAAGACGCTGATGGCCAAGGCCGTCGCCAACGAGATCGACGCCCACTTCACGACCATCAGCGGCCCGGAGATCATGTCGAAGTACTACGGAGAGAGCGAAGAGCAGCTCCGCGAGGTCTTCGAGGAGGCCGAGGAGAACGCCCCGGCCATCGTCTTCATCGACGAGATCGACTCGATCGCGCCAAAGCGCGGCGAGACCCAGGGCGACGTGGAACGCCGTGTCGTCGCACAGCTCCTCTCGCTGATGGACGGGCTCGACGAACGCGGTGACGTGATCGTCATCGGCGCGACCAACCGCGTGGACGCGATCGACCCCGCACTGCGCCGCGGCGGCCGCTTCGACCGCGAGATCGAGATCGGCGTGCCGGACAAGGAGGGTCGAAAGGAGATCCTGCAGGTCCACACCCGCGGGATGCCCCTCTCCGAGGACATCGACCTCGAATCCTACGCCGAGAACACGCACGGCTTCGTCGGTGCGGACCTCGCACAGCTGACCAAGGAGGGCGCGATGAACGCCCTGCGGCGCATCCGCCCGGACATCGACCTCGAATCCGACGAGATCGACGCCGAGGTGCTCGAATCGCTGGAGGTCTCCAAGCAGGACTTCAAAGAGGCGCTGAAGGGGATCGAGCCCAGCGCGCTCCGCGAGGTCTTCGTCGAAGTCCCGGACACCTCCTGGGACTCGGTCGGCGGCCTCGAAGACACCAAAGAGCGCCTGCGCGAGACGATCCAGTGGCCACTGGAGTACCCCAGCGTGTTCGAGCAGATGGACCTGCAGGCCGCCAAGGGCGTCCTGCTCTACGGCCCGCCGGGCACCGGGAAGACGCTGCTGGCCAAAGCCGTCGCCAACGAGGCCCAGTCGAACTTCATCTCGATCAAGGGCCCCGAACTGCTGAACAAGTTCGTCGGCGAGTCCGAGAAGGGCGTGCGCGAAGTGTTCAGCAAGGCCCGAGAGAACGCCCCGACCGTCGTCTTCTTCGACGAGATCGACTCGATCGCGGCCGAACGCGGCTCGGGCGGCGGCGACTCGCAGGTCGGCGAACGCGTCGTCTCCCAGCTCCTGACCGAACTGGACGGGCTCGAAGCGATGGAGGACGTGGTCGTGATCGCCACGACCAACCGACCGGACCTCATCGACTCGGCGCTGATCCGGCCCGGACGACTGGACCGCCACGTCCACGTCCCGGTCCCCGACGAGGACGCTCGCCGGGCGATCTTCCAGGTCCACACCCGCGGCAAGCCACTCGCCGACGGCGTCGACCTCGATCAGCTCGCACGGAGGACCGAGGGATACGTCGGTGCCGACATCGAAGCAGTCGCCCGCGAGGCCTCGATGGCCGCGACCCGGGAGTTCATCAACAGCGTCGACCCCGACGACATCGACGACTCCGTCAGCAACGTCCGCATCACGATGGACCACTTCGAGCAGGCGCTCGACGAAGTCGGGCCGAGCGTCGACGAGGACGTGCGGGAACGCTACGACGAGATCGAAGAACGGTTCGATCACGCCGAGGCGGAACTGGACGACGGCGAGACGGCCTCGCGAACCTTCCAGTAGTACCGTTTTAGTCCTCGGATGTCCTCGGCCGCCAAAGGCGGCCTGTGGGCACCGCTCGTCGTGAAAATCTACGCTAAAAACGGTCCGCACGTCGCGCCGCCGGCACGCTTGCGGTGAACTGCGGCCGAAAGCCGCGGATGTTCTTCGGTCAGTATCGCACGACCTCTTTTCACCTCGAGTTCGCGACGCGAACCGCTCGGCGAACAGCCAGTCTCGCGAACGTTCCAGTCGTCCGCGATCCGGTTTACTGAATTTTCGGCTCGGACGCGGCCTCCGTCCGGAGCTGGACGAACGCGTCGGCCAGGATCCCGTAGTTGACGATCGTGATGATGGAAATGATCGAGAGGACCACGATCTGTCCGATAGCCGGGCCAGCTATCGTGACGAGGGAACTCAGACCGCCGACCGCGCCCGCGACGATCCCGACGATCAAGACGAGTCCGAACAGCCGCCAGCGGTTGCCCGTCGCCAGGTCCCAGCTCCGTCGGAGTGCGTCGACCGGTCCCTGATCTTCCACGCCGATCGCGAAGAAGACGAAGGTGAAGCTCACCGACAGGAAGAGACCGGGGATCACGAGCGCGATCAGACCCAGCGTGACGGCGATCGAGACGAGGACGTTGGCGACGATGGCCGCCAGCAGTGCCCGTCCGACGCGGTGGGTGAACAGCTCGCTCGGGAGCGACGACAGCTCGCTGGAATCCCGGACCAGGAGCCGCGTCGCGACGAGGAGGATGTACGTCCCGAACAGGATCGAGACCACTGCCAGCAACCCGGAGACGCTCGTCGAGATCGGCAGCGTCAGCCCGATCTGTCCC
It encodes the following:
- a CDS encoding DUF7127 family protein, translating into MTDQQQLVGDAPLRRYEYDDAVVLAADIGVTDDATVDVVDDTAIVVVGDEQYDFDLPAGDARAFIRNGVLTVEMSEVSH
- a CDS encoding CDC48 family AAA ATPase yields the protein MKLTVKPLKQKDAGRGLAAVDRAAMDEMDLENGDYIVIDGDGGRAVARVWPGYPEDSGKNVVRIDGQLRQEAGVGIDDQIEVEKADVQVAKQVTVALPQNLRVRGNVGPMIRNNLSGQAVTQGQTVPVSFGLGPLSSMSGQKIPLRIAETEPSGTVVVTDQTDIEVSEKPAEQIAGDAPTEGGGEATPDVAYEDIGGLDSELEQVREMIELPMRHPELFQQLGIEPPKGVLLHGPPGTGKTLMAKAVANEIDAHFTTISGPEIMSKYYGESEEQLREVFEEAEENAPAIVFIDEIDSIAPKRGETQGDVERRVVAQLLSLMDGLDERGDVIVIGATNRVDAIDPALRRGGRFDREIEIGVPDKEGRKEILQVHTRGMPLSEDIDLESYAENTHGFVGADLAQLTKEGAMNALRRIRPDIDLESDEIDAEVLESLEVSKQDFKEALKGIEPSALREVFVEVPDTSWDSVGGLEDTKERLRETIQWPLEYPSVFEQMDLQAAKGVLLYGPPGTGKTLLAKAVANEAQSNFISIKGPELLNKFVGESEKGVREVFSKARENAPTVVFFDEIDSIAAERGSGGGDSQVGERVVSQLLTELDGLEAMEDVVVIATTNRPDLIDSALIRPGRLDRHVHVPVPDEDARRAIFQVHTRGKPLADGVDLDQLARRTEGYVGADIEAVAREASMAATREFINSVDPDDIDDSVSNVRITMDHFEQALDEVGPSVDEDVRERYDEIEERFDHAEAELDDGETASRTFQ